A DNA window from Ostrea edulis chromosome 5, xbOstEdul1.1, whole genome shotgun sequence contains the following coding sequences:
- the LOC130054936 gene encoding tripartite motif-containing protein 45-like — MSSVANQCEPCDIGGDNKPASGWCRDCSEALCEECLHSHKKFKRSRNHEIVPLTVGAIPSTSTPSLEMCEDHEGRKIEMFCEIHLAPCCVLCVTTEHGKCKSICLIEEATDKVIKPGKVKRLRDDVDRLEVMLEKVITEEKANIKEVEDVAEKLGNEISGAKAAIIETVTKLEEQHLNEVGKATKDAKAKLQKSINTFEQRHCYLRHWKEILGKNLFTDGSPKTIVALSYTKMERIFQTLRKMEMSRLKIRIQAKIQDDVKKLMKLPLLAEITTNEHKSPVMLDEIDIENAEIKKISEFTIDGADFRGGVYLQNGELVLADYSKSRLIHCRTDGEILREVPLQGSPWDICVNEENDIYATLPAEKKILVISIDTFNTTKTVEVDMECYGISQSGNTIAIGGLTVLEVLSADFQKCSRSSDVEKLYDVAVDMAENIINSSYTRHKVWKQDRGGNVLFTYSDAELQRPYGLTVDRVGNLYVNGNLSNNIHILSQTGKKLRILNDVKKPQCIKFQKTYRFFVGEAGGRVKIFEFIA; from the coding sequence ATGAGTTCCGTTGCAAATCAATGCGAGCCTTGTGACATTGGTGGAGACAACAAACCTGCTAGTGGTTGGTGCAGAGACTGCTCCGAGGCTTTGTGCGAGGAGTGTCTTCACAGTCACAAAAAATTCAAACGTTCTAGAAATCATGAAATAGTTCCTCTCACTGTAGGGGCTATTCCTTCTACTTCTACCCCATCACTGGAGATGTGCGAGGATCATGAGGGGCGaaaaattgaaatgttttgtgaaattcatcTCGCACCATGTTGTGTCCTCTGTGTTACAACAGAACACGGTAAATGTAAAAGCATTTGTTTGATAGAGGAAGCGACCGATAAAGTAATAAAACCTGGGAAAGTAAAACGCTTGCGAGATGATGTCGATCGACTTGAAGTCATGTTAGAAAAGGTTATTACTGAAGAGAAAGCCAACATCAAAGAAGTTGAAGATGTAGCCGAGAAGTTAGGAAACGAAATTTCGGGAGCAAAAGCAGCCATTATTGAAACTGTAACAAAGCTGGAGGAACAACATTTAAACGAAGTAGGAAAAGCAACCAAAGATGCTAAAGCAAAGCTTCAAAAATCAATCAACACTTTCGAACAGAGGCACTGTTATCTTCGCCATTGGAAAGAAATACTCGGGAAAAATCTATTCACTGATGGGTCACCAAAAACAATTGTCGCATTGTCTTATACCAAAATGGAACgaatatttcaaactttgagAAAAATGGAAATGTCTCGGCTCAAAATTCGAATTCAAGCCAAGATACAAGATGACGTTAAGAAATTGATGAAGTTACCTTTGCTTGCAGAAATTACCACGAATGAACACAAAAGTCCTGTAATGCTAGATGAAATTGATATAGAAAATGCTGAAATCAAAAAGATTTCTGAATTTACAATTGATGGTGCTGATTTCAGAGGAGGGGTTTATCTCCAGAATGGGGAATTAGTACTGGCTGATTATTCTAAGAGCAGACTCATTCACTGTAGAACAGATGGGGAGATTCTGAGAGAGGTGCCTCTACAAGGTTCTCCATGGGACATTTGTGTCAacgaagaaaatgatatttatgcAACACTTCCTgcagaaaagaaaattttagtTATAAGTATTGATACATTCAACACAACAAAAACTGTTGAAGTTGATATGGAGTGCTATGGAATATCGCAGTCAGGCAACACTATTGCAATAGGTGGTTTAACTGTTCTAGAAGTATTAAGCGcggattttcaaaaatgtagTCGTTCAAGTGATGTAGAAAAATTGTACGATGTAGCAGTAGATATGGCggaaaatatcattaattcgaGTTACACCAGACACAAAGTCTGGAAACAAGACAGAGGGGGAAATGTCTTGTTTACATACAGTGATGCAGAATTACAACGTCCATATGGATTAACAGTGGACAGGGTTGGAAATCTATATGTGAATGGTAACCTCAgcaacaatatacacatactctCACAGACCGGTAAAAAGTTAAGAATTCTGAATGACGTGAAGAAGCCACAGTGTATTAAATTCCAGAAGACGTACAGATTCTTTGTCGGTGAGGCAGGGGGACGGgtgaaaatatttgaatttattgcatga